GGCATatgagattgaggaggaaagagaaatacaACGCCCTAGTCAGAAAAAGGCCCTGCGCTTTCCCGGTCTGCATGAGTCCATCTTGAATTTTGCCAAAGGAGAACCCCTTGGGTCTTCAGGCATTCTATCAGCGTCTGAATGGCTGGAAAAGACGCACCTTGGGGAGAAGTACAAAATCGAAGGCTCCTCGCTAGTATCCCATCTCCACCTTTCTGCGGAGTTTTCAAGGACcgtcaagctgaagaattcagagAAAAGCGATACCTACATACGGCCCGTGAATTGGTTGCTTTATAATACCGTTACTGAGACAGCTCTGGTGATTATTAGTGAGGAAGCAGAAATCCTAATCCCAATCATGAGGGCTTCTACTTCTCGAACCACTCATCTCATCCTCTATGCAGCGCCCTGGACCAAATCAATGCTGCACTTTAATAATCTGACTTACTATTCGCTACCCAGCCTCCGCGATGGCTGGACTCCCCCAACTTGGCTCCCGTTTGAGTTAGGTATTATCGCAGGAAGACTCTACTTTCCTTTCTCAGAGTACGAAGATGCCTCAAACCCTCTTTATTCGCTCGCCCGCAACCCAGACGGTGAAGATGAATCGCTGGATTCCTGGGCCAAGAACCACCTTAACTTCTTGCAGGAATGGCTCGCAATCCGTCGTCAGGGCCAGGACGTTACCGATACCCCGATGGGCTACATCTGTCAAAACTGGCCGCTGCGAAGGGAGCACCCCTTTTTTGCTACAAGGAGTGCCCAGGAGGGTATGAATGCGCCTGGACTGGAGTGTCTTCGATTTACGATGTCAgatcaggaggaagagtacTATAGTAGTGATGAAGATTTGATGGAAGTTAATATGGGCGGtaatgttgatgatgaggtaCATGGGGAAAATGTTGGAATTGAGTGATGGACTTGGATTGCAAGGTATTGAGTATCGCAGTGACTAGTACTGGCTGTGTCATATTGTTCTTCTAGAATGTTTATACTGTATTTCATGCGCGTTGTGTACGTAGATAGATAGTGAAAGAGAAGTTAGACGCCTCCTCGTGAGGGGGCTGTGTCTAGATTTTCCATCTTGTGCCTCCGTGCTGTAATTTAACTCCAGTCACCATCAGCTGTGCTAGTGTGCAAGTAGAATTCGCATGACCCTCTCTATAGCCAGGCTGAGCAATCTGTGAAGATCATTAGAGCTACAGACCAGCACCATCGAGTTGATCCACTGATGGAGAGGAAACCGTGTCAAGATATTCTAACGTAATGTGCTGAGATCAGAGATTACCATAACTCTATATCTGCAATAATCTGTCAGATTATGATAAAAAGTGCAACTGGCTATCTCAAGGCAACCCATGGCTGATCCTGACTCCAATAAAATTTCACAATAGATATGTTCAAGATCCCGTCATGAGTATAGACCTGGCATGAAGAAATTGTTTGTCTTATATACCGTAGCAACTgacaagctgcagaagcttcccaagctgaaagaggctgCCACGAAGGGCAAGGAAACTATGGTCAATCATGATCGGACGGACTTTGGCTAAACAATCGAACTCCGTTTGATTTTCCTGACTGGATACGATTCGTGATGATGCTGTTGAATGAAAACCTAACCTGGTTTCCCTTGCTAGTTACATTCATACGACCCCGGCCAAGAGTCTTCAAGATAATTGTACACTGTCCAAATTGATCACTAGAACTAAGAACTAGGGATCAATTACAGGAAGATTCGGACAAAGAATAGATGGCTAACTACGAGCAATGCCAACTATTTCGAGGCTAAAGGAGTGTAATCAAAGAAACGAATAGGTGCAACTATGGCTGCTATGGCCCCAGGGGTGGGAAGAATCAGGCAAGCCCTAGATCACCTGCACGTCCACCCAGAAGCGGGTGTCGTCAGACTGATATTTCGAATCACTCTCAATCTGCTGCTGAGTCCATGCCATAGCGTCGATGTATCCTCTAGAAGAATATCAGTGAAGACCCCCCAAAATCACAATCGTTGGATGGCGAGATACTCGCCCTTGATGTCCTCGGTGAGGGGATTGTTCACACCAGACTCGCCATTGCGGTGGCCGCTGAACCAGATCTCATATCCAAAATGGTTTTCACCTTCGTAGCGAGCTTGAATATCCTTGGCCAAGTCGGAGCTTGCATCCATCGGGTCAATAGAGAGACAGAGGCCGGCGAGCTTGACCcggcaagaagagcccttATTTGAGAATGGAGCCGTTATCGACCTGGTCGATGGCCTGGCCTAGACACTCGGACGCCGAATGACGCAGAATGAACCAATTCTGCGTTGATGTCGCCGCTCTTACCGTCTCCTATACATATTCGGTCAGCATCCGACAGGGCTCCACAAGACGGAAGGCCGAGGTCCTTACCATAGGTATAATAGGTCATCATGGTTTTGCTGTCACCTGTGAGCCGTCGTCTCTGCCAACTAACCCATAGCAGAGGGAAGGCGACTTACGTTTCCAGCATCACGATCGCCAGGTCGCGAGTATTGCCACCAGCATTGAGCACCTCCTGTTTGCGGGCACCCAGACCCGAAATAGTTTCACTGCCACGGTCGTCACCGCGCGCGAGCACTTTGGCATCTGCCAGTGCCACGGGAAGAAACGCCAGGACACTGATCGTGGAGCAGCTGCATTTTCATGGTGATTGCAGAAATGTTATCAGTCTGTTGGACAAGGGAGAACACGACCAGTGCTAACTTGTGAGAGGAGACTAGAGAACTATAACTCCTATTTATTGTCCATTCCTGCTAATTGCTTGTGGATCCTGTCCCTGAATACTATAGTACTCTTTTCCAAACGTCCTGGCCCATATTCATTGCCAGAGCGTCCAAAAAGTGTTGAACGTGTTGCTGTCATGGATTGTGAAGCACACTTGCTCTCTTGATGTCTGCGTGATGATCAATGCTCTGCTCATGCTGCTGAAACACTAGATATGGCGCGGTTATTCCCAACTCGCGCCCTCTACTGGCGCGATGCGGAAGGACCCGGTCGTGGTTATCTTCGATGGGGAAACTTGAAACCACCAGAAACCGGAATCAGGCGGAGAATCGCCTATTCTGTCCGATGACAGGCGGAGCGGTCGTGGTTGCAGGAACCCTGACATCCAGACCCCTATTAATATGCATAGAAGGCACGGATTCCTAGGGCCAACAATATTAAGGTGAGCCCTAGTAGTTACAAAGTGTGTTGTGTGGGGAGggtagaggaagaggcgaggCCGGGGAGGATACCGCAAGTACCAAGTCTCTGGCTTGCCTCTAGTCGGCAATCCTAACCGCGATGAGAGCCCGAGTGAGACGGAAGGAAGCCGAGGATATGAGAGGCCAAGAGCCCTTTCAGGTCTTATGTCCTGACTCGTACCGCTATCTGGTATTCCGAAGAGATACGTAGCCTCGGTAGCGGCTTGGGGAGACCCACCAGCATGAGGAAAAAGTCCTCCAACAATTCTAGAAAGAGCCGAAAAAGCATTTACCAGCCAGGAGCTATGTCATAGACGAGGTTTCAAGTGCGTTGTGTGCACATCCTGTCCCGTTGTTTAGGTGTAGGTGTCTGGAATAGAACCGGCCATGCCCTATCTCCCCGTCTTCGATTGATAATACCGTGGATGACCCCATGCTGCGAATGGATTCCAGGCATCACTACGCCTCTCCTGCCCGGGCATCCTGATGGCGGAAAAATGGTAGTTTCATAGTGCTGAGCCAGCGACTATAGGATTGTTTCCGGCTTTCTTAGATAGAACGAAGTCGAGCTGCAATATAGTATAAGGGCGCCACCGTTACGCCGGATCACCGTCAGGCAGCTTCATTGCCCTTATTGCATTGGTCCTTGCGTATTCACGCCGTCCCCTGCCTCCTCTGGATGCGACCCTACTGGAAGGCGCTGTGGTGGACCACAGTCTCGCTACTCATGCTGTGCGAGCGGCTGCAGAGTCTAGCACCGGCTGTCCCGTTATAAGAAGAGAACCAATAGAAATGAAACAAAGGGGTAAACCAAGAAGTATATCCACGTGTTAGATATGCCTCGATGATACGCTGCCAGTCACAGGCTCAGCCTCATATTGCTCGCAGCCCACCATGGCCCGCGTCTCTGTCTTTAGCATGAAATCAGCGCCGATCACTGTCAGAAAGATATTCAACCTTTCTCGGAAGTCCGCCTCTGCACGCCGCCGTCGGTAGGGAATTGCAGACACCTCTAGGCTCATATTCTCAGTAGGAAACAATCTCTCACGCACAGGTCTGCCCTGCGGCAAAGAGCCTGCCCCTGTTTCCATGTTCTCTCCATGTTCTCTCCATGGCCGCGAGGGGAATCCATTGAGGCCGGTTGTCAGGAGACACTCATGAGGAAACGCCGTCCTATTTTCAGGTGCGTGGGCAGCTCGTTGTGGTCCCTGGCTGCTCTTTGCAGAGACCGGATcgggcggaggcggagaccAGTTTAAGACGAGATTAGGGACCGCACCACCTACTATGTCGAATCGCTATGGCGACGAGGCGCTGGGAGAACCACGGGATTGGTGATGACAGCGTCACACCAGGCGGGCCCTGATTCTCTAAACACCGCTCAAACTTGAGCACTCCTGAAGAGTGGCCAGAACCCTGTCTTTCCTTGTTGGGAGACACGCAGCCTTCCCAGCTAGGGCTAGCGTATGGTAGGCCTCGCGCCTAGCCGTATGTCCCTCGCTGTCTTCAATCTACTCTGAATATGCTCAGAGTTTCTACAATCGGCACGGCTGTGGCAGCCGTACGGAGAGGGGCCGTGGTTGCACATTTATTATCCTGCCCACTTCAACAATGACCTGACCAGGCAAGGTTTAGGGGAGGGGACGGGGGTGAAGGACCGACTGGTGCGCAGGTATATAAACGGAGCGAACAAGCTCCAACGCTGACGATTCGCACAACCGCAATCAGTTCCCATCACTGCCGCACCCGAAGAAAGATCAAGTGATGCCGTGACGCCATGAAGCATCTTCTCTCGCTCGTCTGCACCTTGGGAGCCGCTACCCTGGCtgcttcggcggcggcagaaGCCGGCTCCATGCCCTCAGCCAACGGACTCGACTTCGTTATTGACGGAGAGGCCAGCTATTTCGCCGGTTCGAACGCCTACTGGCTTTCCTTCCTCACGAACAACGCGGACGTCGACCTTGCATTGGACCATTTTGCTGAGTCTGGACTGAAGATCCTCCGGATCTGGGGGTTCTCCGACGTAACCGCGGAGCCCTCGGACAACAAGGTCTACTTCCAGCTGCACCAGAACGGCTCCTCGACAGTTAACACGGGCCCCAATGGATTGGAGCGTCTCGACTACATCATCTCTGGGGCCGAGAAGCGCGGAATCAAGTTGGTCATCCCGTTGGTTAACTACTGGGACGACTTTGGTGGCATGAATGCCTACATCAGCGCCTATGGCGGCGACAAGCCCGGCTGGTACACCAATGATAAGATTCAGGCTGCATATCACGCCTACGTCAAGGCCGTGGTGAGCCGCTATGTTGACTCCCCGGCAATCTTTGCCTGGGAGTTGGCAAATGAGCCCCGCTGCAGTGGTTGCGACACGTCCATCATCAATCAGTGGGCGACGAAaaccagcagcttcattAAATCCCTGGATCCAAACCATATGGTAGCCATGGGCGACGGTGAGTCCCCTGAATCTCCCTCTCTCTGGTCGTAGACCGCCGCTAAGAGGGGATCTCTCTTAGAGGGCATGGGCCTCCCTGGTGACAGCAACTATCCCTACTCCTACTACGAAGGCAACGACTTTGCACTGAACCTTGCCATCCCGGACATTGACTTTGGCACTCTCCATCTCTACACCACCGACTGTACGTATCTCCCGGTTGACCCAGTCCTGCTTCTCTCTCCATATCGCGTGCTAATGACTTCCAGGGGGCGTGAGCAACAACTCGTGGGGCAACAAGTGGGTACAAGATCATGCCGCCGTCTGTAAGTCCGCTGGCAAGCCCTGCCTCTTTGAGGAGTACGGCATGAAGGGCAACCACTGCACCTACGAGTTGGCGTGGCAGAAGACGGCTCTGGCGACCCCAGGTATGGCCGCGGATTTGTTCTGGCAGTTCGGCGAGAATCTGAGCTCGGGCCAGACCCATAACGACAAGTACACCGTCTACTACGGTAGCAACGAATGGAAGTGTGTGGTGTCGGACCACGttgccgccgtcgccgtGCGTAGGTACCGTTTGCCAGTGGGAGGAGGCCAACATGGCccctgaagaagaaagaaggctgTATGTAGTTGTTGAAGAACAGGCGGATCAGAGATTTGTTGTCACATCCCATATCCTTGGACCTGCTTAGGATGGCGGCTCGAGACCTGTGACCTGTCCTAATCCGCTGTGGAAAGGCGGTTTTCATTAGCTGTACGGTAGCTTCATCACACAATGATCAAAACTTACACATTGCAACAAGATTAGTCTTCATCATTGCGCATAGCTCGTTTAGTTCTGTAAGACTAGTTTCGCAGCCTGAAGGAGTGTCAATAATCCCTGCAAGATTTAT
This sequence is a window from Aspergillus nidulans FGSC A4 chromosome IV. Protein-coding genes within it:
- a CDS encoding uncharacterized protein (transcript_id=CADANIAT00000756) translates to MNMGQDVWKRVLYCSTISVLAFLPVALADAKVLARGDDRGSETISGLGARKQEVLNAGGNTRDLAIVMLETRRSITAPFSNKGSSCRVKLAGLCLSIDPMDASSDLAKDIQARYEGENHFGYEIWFSGHRNGESGVNNPLTEDIKGEYLAIQRLGYIDAMAWTQQQIESDSKYQSDDTRFWVDVQVI
- the manF gene encoding protein manD (transcript_id=CADANIAT00000757); this encodes MKHLLSLVCTLGAATLAASAAAEAGSMPSANGLDFVIDGEASYFAGSNAYWLSFLTNNADVDLALDHFAESGLKILRIWGFSDVTAEPSDNKVYFQLHQNGSSTVNTGPNGLERLDYIISGAEKRGIKLVIPLVNYWDDFGGMNAYISAYGGDKPGWYTNDKIQAAYHAYVKAVVSRYVDSPAIFAWELANEPRCSGCDTSIINQWATKTSSFIKSLDPNHMVAMGDEGMGLPGDSNYPYSYYEGNDFALNLAIPDIDFGTLHLYTTDWGVSNNSWGNKWVQDHAAVCKSAGKPCLFEEYGMKGNHCTYELAWQKTALATPGMAADLFWQFGENLSSGQTHNDKYTVYYGSNEWKCVVSDHVAAVAVRRYRLPVGGGQHGP